In Sphaerisporangium krabiense, the DNA window CCGTCCGGGCGATCGACCCGATGGGAGTGACGACGTGACCGCCACCGCGCCCCCGGAAACCCCCACCCCGCCCGCCCCGGGCAGGTTCGCCCGGCTGCTGCCGCCGCCCGGGCCCGGCCGGATGCTCGTCGTCTGCTCGGCGGTGGCGAGCGTCGGCAACGGCCTCTACCTGTCGGGGTCGGCCATCTACTTCATCCGCGAGGTCGGCCTGTCGTCCGGGCAGGTCGGGCTCGGCCTGTCGCTGGTCGGGCTGATCAGCCTGCCGATCAACGTGCCGCTCGGCTACCTCGCCGACCGGTTCGGCCCGCGCGAGGTCACGATCCTGACCACGCTCACCAAGGTCGTGGCGCTCATCGCCGCGATGTTCGTCGCGAACTTCCCGATGTACCTGCTGGTGGTCGGCGTGCTCGGCGTCGCCGACAGCGGCGGCCAGGTCGCCAGGGGCGCGCTGATCTCCGGCCTCATGGGCAGGGAGGGCAGGGTCGCGCTGTCGGCGTACCTGCGCTCGGTGTTCAACGCGGGCTTCACGCTGGGCGTGCTCGGCGCGGGCATCGTCATCGCCTTCGACACCCGGCCCGCGTACCTGTCGCTCATGCTCGGCAACGCCGCCGCGATGGTGCTGGCCGCGATCCTCTACCTGCGGCTGCCCCGGGTGCCCGGCACGCGCGGCGAGAAGAAGCGCGAGGGCGGCGGCTGGCTCGCGCTGCGCGACTGGCCCTACCTCGCGGTCGCCCAGGTCGCCGGCATCGCCCGCCTCGGCCCCACGCTGGCCGCCGTCGGCCTGCCCGTGTGGCTGGTCACCCGGACCGACGCGCCCCGCGCGCTGGCCGCCTGGCTGTACGCGATCAACACGCTGATGGTCGTGCTGCTCCAGGTCCGCGCCGCCCGCGGCGCCGACACGGTGCCCGGGGCCGCGCGCCTGCAACGGTGGACGTTCCTCGGGCTCGCGGGCGCGTGCGTCGTCACCGGCCTCGCCTCCGGGGCGCCGCCCCTCCTCGCCACCACGATCATGGTGTTCGGCATGGTCGTCTTCACGCTGGGCGAGATCTGGGGCGAGGGCGCCCGCTGGGGCCTGCGGTACGAGCTGGCCCCCGACCACGCGCAGGGCCAGTACGGCGGCATGTTCTCGACCGGCGACGCGCTGGCCGCCATCGCCGGGCCCACGCTGGTCACCGTCCTGCCCGAACGCTTCGGCCTCGGCGGGTGGATCGCGCTGGCGGTGATCTTCCTCGTCGGGCTCGCCGCGAGCGGCCCGGTGATCCGCTGGGCCGAGCGCACCCGGCCGCGGTTCGTCACCGCATAGGACCCTGCTCAGCTCACGCGGGAAGGTTGGTGGATCATGCCGGAGCCGTACGCCCCCATGCCCGACGACTGGGGGCGCGCGCTCGCGGTCGT includes these proteins:
- a CDS encoding MFS transporter, with amino-acid sequence MTATAPPETPTPPAPGRFARLLPPPGPGRMLVVCSAVASVGNGLYLSGSAIYFIREVGLSSGQVGLGLSLVGLISLPINVPLGYLADRFGPREVTILTTLTKVVALIAAMFVANFPMYLLVVGVLGVADSGGQVARGALISGLMGREGRVALSAYLRSVFNAGFTLGVLGAGIVIAFDTRPAYLSLMLGNAAAMVLAAILYLRLPRVPGTRGEKKREGGGWLALRDWPYLAVAQVAGIARLGPTLAAVGLPVWLVTRTDAPRALAAWLYAINTLMVVLLQVRAARGADTVPGAARLQRWTFLGLAGACVVTGLASGAPPLLATTIMVFGMVVFTLGEIWGEGARWGLRYELAPDHAQGQYGGMFSTGDALAAIAGPTLVTVLPERFGLGGWIALAVIFLVGLAASGPVIRWAERTRPRFVTA